A part of Girardinichthys multiradiatus isolate DD_20200921_A chromosome 12, DD_fGirMul_XY1, whole genome shotgun sequence genomic DNA contains:
- the LOC124878061 gene encoding nuclear factor 7, brain-like → MAERALFESFLSCHVCSETFRDPVSLSCNHSFCSSCLQKFWEQTKNKNCPICKRRSSKDNPGINFTMKELADSFTGRQKSASSETEKGEKQLMVVCSKHQEDPKLFCKEEQRAVCPVCEFSLHQNHKVVPIEQAVSELKEQLKSALKSLQDKRNKHKQVEKTYDDVIQHSKKQVLSTERQIRAEFNKLHQFLKEEEESRLAALREEEEQKGKTISREMKRIQEQISSLSDSISTVEEDLQKDNVSFLSSYKATQSRTRAQNSLSDPQLVSGALIDVAKHLGNLSFRVWEKMKEKVHFSPVILDPNTASGWLHLSDDLTSVRYGDTKQQLPDNPERNTNYTYVFGSEGFSSGKHSWEVEVGDHPAWNVGLVKESVDRKGERRASPKYGIWCLYHSDRKYTDGVGKTLTVKKSLQRIRVQLNYNKGEVSFHDPEDMSHINTYRDTFTEKLFPFLCVGKAADAKTSDLKICQTEISF, encoded by the coding sequence ATGGCAGAAAGAGCTCTTTTTGAAAGTTTCCTGAGCTGCCATGTGTGTTCAGAGACTTTCAGAGATCCTGTGTCTCTGAGCTGCAACCACAGCTTCTGTTCAAGCTGCCTGCAGAAATTCTGGGAACAAACTAAAAACAAGAACTGTCCCATCTGTAAGAGAAGATCTTCCAAAGACAATCCTGGAATAAACTTCACTATGAAGGAACTGGCTGATTCTTTTACTGGAAGACAGAAATCTGCATCATCTGAGacagaaaaaggagaaaagcaGCTGATGGTGGTCTGCAGTAAACACCAAGAAGACCCTAAACTGTTCTGTAAAGAGGAGCAGAGAGCTGTGTGTCCTGTCTGTGAGTTTTCTCTCCACCAGAATCACAAAGTGGTTCCTATAGAACAAGCAGTCAGTGAGCTGAAGGAGCAGCTGAAATCTGCCTTAAAGTCTCTGCAGGACAAGaggaacaaacacaaacaggtggaGAAAACATACGATGATGTGATTCAACACTCCAAGAAGCAGGTGTTGTCCACAGAGAGACAGATCAGAGCAGAGTTCAACAAGCTCCACCAGTTCctgaaagaggaagaggagtccAGACTGGCAGCTctgagggaggaagaggagcagaagGGGAAGACTATCAGCAGAGAGATGAAGAGGATTCAGGAGCAGATCTCCTCTCTGTCAGACAGTATCTCTACTGTTGAAGAAGACCTACAGAAAGACAACGTGTCGTTCCTCAGCAGTTATAAAGCCACTCAGAGCAGAACCAGAGCCCAGAACTCACTGTCAGATCCACAGCTGGTCTCAGGAGCTCTGATAGATGTGGCCAAACACCTGGGCAACCTGTCCTTCAGAGTCTGGGAGAAGATGAAGGAGAAGGTCCACTTCAGTCCTGTTATTCTGGACCCAAACACTGCGAGTGGATGGCTCCATCTGTCTGATGATCTGACCAGTGTGAGATATGGAGACACAAAGCAGCAGCTTCCTGATAATCCAGAGAGAAACACTAATTACACCTATGTTTTTGGTTCTGAGGGCTTCAGCTCAGGAAAACACAGCTGGGAGGTGGAGGTTGGAGATCATCCTGCCTGGAATGTGGGTTTGGTTAAAGAGTCTGTTGACAGGAAGGGAGAGAGACGTGCTTCACCAAAATATGGAATCTGGTGTTTATATCATAGTGATAGAAAATACACCGATGGTGTGGGTAAAACTCTCACAGTGAAGAAGAGTCTCCAGAGGATCAGAGTCCAGTTGAACTATAACAAGGGGGAGGTGTCCTTCCATGATCCTGAAGACATGAGTCACATCAATACTTACAGAGACACTTTCACTGAgaaactctttccatttttatgtGTTGGAAAAGCTGCTGATGCTAAAACTTCTGATCTAAAAATCTGTCAAACAGAGATTTCTTTTTAG
- the LOC124878062 gene encoding nuclear factor 7, ovary-like, producing MAENTAVLEHYLSCHVCSETFRDPVSLSCNHSFCSSCLQKFWEQTKNKNCPICKRRSSKVLPVVNFTLKELADSFAGRQKCGSSETEKGEKQQMVVCSKHQEDPKLFCEEEQRAVCPICEFSLHQSHKVVPIEQAVSELKEQLKSDLKSLQDKRNKHKQVEKTYNDVIQHSKKQVLSTDRQIRAEFNKLHQFLKEEEESRLAALREEEKQKGETIIREMKRIQEQISSLSDSISTVEEDLQKDNVSFLSSYKATQSRTRAQNSLSDPQLVSGALIDVAKHLGNLSFRVWEKMKEKVHFSPIILDPNTASGWLYLSDDLTSVKCGDTKQQLPDNPERNTKYSVFGSEGFSSGKHSWEVEVGDHPVWNMGLVKESVDRKGERCVSPKYGIWCLLYSKGKYTNGAGKIITVKKTLQRVRVQLDYNKGEVTFYDSEDMSLIYTHRDTFTEKLFPYFSVGKAADAKIPNIKICQTEIPF from the coding sequence atggcagaaaacactgctgtACTTGAACATTACCTGAGCTGCCATGTGTGTTCAGAGACTTTCAGAGATCCTGTGTCTCTGAGCTGCAACCACAGCTTCTGTTCAAGCTGCCTGCAGAAATTCTGGGAACAAACTAAAAACAAGAACTGTCCCATCTGTAAAAGAAGATCTTCTAAGGTTTTACCAGTTGTTAATTTCACACTGAAGGAACTGGCTGATTCTTTTGCTGGAAGACAGAAATGTGGATCATCTGAGacagaaaaaggagaaaagcaGCAGATGGTGGTCTGCAGTAAACACCAAGAAGACCCtaaactgttctgtgaagaggAGCAGAGAGCTGTGTGTCCTATTTGTGAGTTTTCTCTCCACCAGAGTCACAAAGTGGTTCCTATAGAACAAGCAGTCAGTGAGCTGAAGGAGCAGCTGAAATCTGACTTAAAGTCTCTGCAGGACAAGaggaacaaacacaaacaggtggaGAAAACATACAATGATGTGATTCAACACTCCAAGAAGCAGGTGTTGtccacagacagacagatcagAGCAGAGTTCAACAAGCTCCACCAGTTCctgaaagaggaagaggagtccAGACTGGCAGCTCTGAGGGAGGAAGAGAAGCAGAAGGGGGAGACTATCATCAGAGAGATGAAGAGGATTCAGGAGCAGATCTCCTCTCTGTCAGACAGTATCTCTACTGTTGAAGAAGACCTGCAGAAAGACAACGTGTCGTTCCTCAGCAGTTATAAAGCCACTCAGAGCAGAACCAGAGCCCAGAACTCACTGTCAGATCCACAGCTGGTCTCAGGAGCTCTGATAGATGTGGCCAAACACCTGGGCAACCTGTCCTTCAGAGTCTGGGAGAAGATGAAGGAGAAGGTCCACTTCAGTCCTATCATTCTGGACCCAAACACTGCTAGTGGATGGCTCTATCTGTCTGATGATCTGACCAGTGTGAAATGCGGAGACACAAAGCAGCAGCTTCCTGATAATCCAGAGAGAAACACTAAATACTCTGTTTTTGGTTCTGAGGGCTTCAGCTCAGGGAAACACAGCTGGGAGGTGGAGGTTGGAGATCATCCTGTCTGGAACATGGGCTTGGTTAAAGAGTCTGTTGACAGGAAGGGAGAGAGATGTGTTTCCCCAAAATATGGAATCTGGTGTTTACTGTATAGTAAAGGAAAATACACTAATGGTGCTGGTAAGATTATCACAGTGAAGAAGACTCTTCAGAGGGTCAGAGTCCAGTTGGACTATAACAAGGGGGAGGTGACCTTCTATGACTCTGAAGACATGAGTCTCATCTACACTCACAGAGACACTTTCACTGAGAAACTCTTCCCTTATTTTAGTGTTGGAAAAGCTGCTGATGCCAAAATCCCCAATATTAAAATCTGTCAGACTGAGATTCCTTTTTAA